Below is a window of Candidozyma auris chromosome 3, complete sequence DNA.
TGCAAAAATCCTGGTGTAAATGATTGTTACTATGCTTCTATGGGTGTAACTGTGAAATGTGGCAGGTCTGCCTGATGGGTTCGATGCAGCAGGAAAAAAGGCAGAAAAAAGTGCACTAGACGACCTGGAATGAAATTGCAATTGGTTCCTGGAACTTAGTCGGCTGGAAGTGATCTGTCGGTTTTGGAAACTATGAAGACTTCGACAGCGGGTTCACTTTCAGAAAAAGGTGGTTTTTGCCCTCAGGGTCCGATCAGTCTGGCGATAAATTAGGCTTGTGGTCAGAAGACGTTAATTGCGCACTGGACCACATGGGTGCTACAGTGCATATGGGACACATCGAAAGAATTCGAGAGAAATATACATGTAGTgtgtgaaaaaaaaattgacatGATAGAGGTAAATATAACAAGACTGAAATCCCATTTATTGAATACCCGACTTGTACACTTTGCCGTGGATAGTCTTTTGTATGAGAGCTCCCATTGCCTGCAAAAAAAGCCTAAGTCCTTCTCTTTAGAGTATTTGCTCCGAGAGTTGAAAGTTCCTTAAGATCTACGAAGGAAAGGAAAAGTTAGAGTAAGCATGAGTTGGAACCCTCAGGTGAATTTTTCCGATGAGAGTCCGCCGTTTGTATTTGGTGGATAACAGCGTGTTGGAAGTAATTCTGAGTAAGTATCAAAGTGGAAGTCACCAGAGAGGTTCAAATGAAAAACAAATGTCCTCTGAACAATATGTAGAGAGGATTTGAGGGCTAAAATCTCGGGATCTTCGAGATTGTTTCGAAAGACATTAAGTCTATTTGTAGCACAAGTTGGTACCTTTCCTCCGGAGAAGTTTGAGCGATGATGCCAGTAAAAGTAAAACCTCGTGTCTAAAACATCTCGCCTGATTCTATCGCTTCCTCTATCGTGAACCTTGTTTTCCATACAAGTCGTGCCTCTTTTCATTACAATAAACAGCTTTGAAGCTCATGATGTAAACAGAATCACATGTCAAGTTGCTCTGATGCAACGCTTCACAACCTCCCAGAGCACTCTTTCCTTGAATACAGCAAGCAGTGAGAATCAAAATGATATTACGCAAAGAAAGAGGGTCATAAAATATCCTAAATTATGGGCAGTAAATTGTTCAATATGACTTAAACTCTTAGCAGAATGATAGCACATTTACTTTGACCTTGTAGCTTGAGTTGCCTAGCAACATTTTCTACCATACTGCTGGTGTTCGACTGTTCCAGTGGTTTTCGGTAAGATTTTTGTAAGActcaaaaaaaatgctCAGCAAGTATTAAGTCTAGTATCTAGCCAACGCAAAAAATCATTAAGTATTATatttattcttctttgtatCGAAGGAAAGGCACTAAAGTAAGGTTCGAAAACAACTTTGTCATTGCATTGTCATAGCAAGTAGGTTTTAGAAACCCGTTTGATATCCGGTCAGAAAATTTCCATCAAAATTTCTATGACGTAAAATTGTGTTTTCGAAATCTGTCCAAACGTTTTAAGAACAACCCCTATCGAGTTCCCGAAAGCAATTTCACATTATCTCGTTtgcctttttttgcaaacgCCGAGATAGCCTTCCAAGCTTCATTCCGACAATGCGTTtatcttttgcaacttaCCAATTAGGCAGGTAGAGCAATGCGCTAAGGTGTAACCATCACGCCCAAAATCACTTCAACCCCACCAAATTTTGAACCTTCGCAATCAGAAGCCTATTTTTGGGCATATGCTTTTACattgttttcttttgaaacaTTTATTTCGGCCGTGACCGTGGCCGTGTTCTCTATTACCCGAATATCCATGTCCTGAATCCAGCTCAGGACTTTCTGTCCTCGGTACTGTCCGAAGGATGATGCTTGACACCATCGTAAACCTCCACATCATCATCTGAGTGAGCAATGTACTCGTCGATGTTGGGTCTTGGACCGATGTACCACTTGTGGGCATCGACCGCAAACCAGATGATGAAACCAAGCATGGGCCCGAAGAACACCAAAGCTGTCCAGTTCATATCCACAGGAGTAAGATTCAGACCAGCAGAAGTAGGGAAACACAAGAATGGAATCATTGTAAACACAAATGCAATAGCTACCAACCCAATGGGGAGAGACATGCGGCCCAAGTTCCAAGGACCAGGGCGGAATGTGTGTCTTGAATAAGTAAGCTTCAAAATTGTAGGCATGATGAAAGAAATAACCGAGGAGATACCTCCTACAGAGAAAATGGCACCAATAGCCGTTTCACCGCCAAACAAGAGAAGTAAGAAAAGCTGACCCAAAAACATGTTGATCCAAACAGCGTTGATAGGAGTCTGTGTCCATGGGTGCACAATCTTCCAGTATTTCGAAAGTGGGAAGAGCCCGTCTCTGGAGTAGGAAAACGTAACACGAGAGGCAGCTAACATACAAGAGCAGCccatgaagaaggatgatACAATGGTCAACGCAGTGCAAGCTTGAACGCAAGGTTTTGATAAAAATTGCGTCAAGTAGGTGACATACGGTTGGCCCAAGCCCAAGGGATCCTCGGAAATCATATCGACGCTCACCACAGTGTAGGCAATGGCAATCATAAAAATGAAACCAATGGCACCCCCAATAGTAGATGTCAAACAAATGGCTCTGGgagcagcaacagcagcgTTAGAACACTCCTCTGCTAAGTGGAAAGGAGAGTCATATCCAGACATGGCCCAGATGACACCCATAAATGATACAAGCACAGCGACACCAGTAGGAAAATCTGTTTGGTTGTCAAAGCCCCAGGCCATGGAGTTGCTGTTAAACTTAGGGATCTCGCCGCCGTACATGCCGAGTCTATCGTTGGCGGCGAAGATAATGACGAAAACGATggccaaaaaaagcatGTTCACCGAGGTACTCATGTTGTTCAACCAGGCCAAATATTTCGTGGGCATACTGGACATGATGGCGTGAACGATGTTGATGGCGGTGGTTAGAAGGTAAACGTGCCATCTTTCAGAAATATAGTCTGAGCCGTATGAGGCCAATGCAAGGATCATCGAAGCACCACTGTAGTTGCAACTGGGAGCTGCGGTGATCTGACACATCCAATTGGAGAAACAAGTAATCCACGTTAAGAAAGGCGCCCATTTCTTTGGCGCTAGCTGGGAAACAGCGTAAGGTGTGCCAGCGGAAGTAGGGAACGCCGAAGCAACCTCGGCCATAGAATAAGCTACCGCTGTAACGCCTATGATGGCCAACATCCACGGAACAGGAGAGCAGCCCACCACCATCTGCTGGTACTCAAATGTAGCAGCCACCGAAGGTAGGAGCCCCAACACAGAAAAAGATACGGCAAACACCGACAAGCCAGTGAACTCACGCCGGAACTCTTGCTTGTACCCCAAGGCCAAGATCATGGCCTCGTCGCTCTCAACAGCGTGATCGATGTTCAACACAATGTCCTGGTTGGACATCACCGACTGGATGTGCAAATCATCAACTCTGATCTGAGAGGTGACAGGATGGACCTCTGGGTCCGAATGGCTAGACATTACGAAGATATGAGGGTGATAAGAATAAAGATCGAAAAATCAAACctgaaaaaaagagagggCGGAGACGGCTTTTTTATGGCCCTGTGGGTTTGCAAACGTAGATAAGGCAGTTTGCACAATCTGAGGCCAGTTGCAGGGTACGTTCCTGGTTCTGGAGATGGTATCGTGGGGCTATCCCGAAGGGGAACCTTGGTGCGGCATTCTGGCGATGCCGCTAATCGAGCGGGAAGTAGTCCTCTACATACTTTTTCCAACGAGATTGAATTTGGAGAAAAGAGCAAGTCTTTGCCGCCAAAACGCCATCCAAATAATCCCTTTCTACCAAAACCATCAAATTCAGTCCAAGCGTTCTGCTAGTTTGCTGGGGTCCTTTCTCTGGCCCCGGGCACGCCagaaactttttttttttttcttcttcttttttttcctctgcGCTGTCTCCGCGATGGGTGCAAACTCTCTCTTATCAAGCTGCCACAAAGATAACTGCCGAGCGCCAATAGTTACCGAAGAtagctttgaagaaaaaaggcCACATCCAAAATTGTAGACACTCTGCTTTGTTTTCTCAATAGTCTCCTCGCTTCCGTTTTGTGTTACCAACCCGAAACTCTTAGGCCGTTTCATTGAAGCCTGCCTAAGGCAATGCCTAGGGCGAACACTTCCTGCCCCCGCCCGGGGTCTGCCACTGACTTTTTGTGGAGGAGACAGAGAGTGGGTACAGTTAATGTCGGCATACAAAAGTTTGTTGGACTTTGTCGCATTGTGCTCGTAGATGAAAATGTGAATTGCTGCATTTCTTGTATATCTTCAgttcttggtgattttttttttttgacatCTCGTGTATTCTTTGGAAGCCTGCCTTCGTAGCGCATAAACCTTGATAACGGCGGGAAAGGACCTGCCTGTTTTGGCTGCGCGACGTTTGTTATCTGCCACCTTCGGTGCGTCTGGGCACAAGACGATTTTCACAGATATgtgaagcttttggtgtcctttctttctccattCTGGATACACTTGGTTGACGgtatttcttcttgggtaTGGGCCGGGCGGGATGCCTATTACAGTAGGAAGTTCTCGTCACGTGACCAAGCCATTAGCCCGCCAACTTGTCCCCTTGTTGAGTCCCCTCTGTAGCGCACTTGATTCCTCTTTCAATTGTGAACTGCGAAATCAACTTTCTGGGGTACCCCATCGcgctccttcttcacccCTCTGGCTGAAACTGTGAAATTACTGAGGCTGTGAGATTGCTGGATTGCGAAATTGCAGGTTGGTGGAGTCGTCAATTGGAACCCGCTtactttgatttctgaCCTTT
It encodes the following:
- the GPT1 gene encoding Gpt1p, with the protein product MSSHSDPEVHPVTSQIRVDDLHIQSVMSNQDIVLNIDHAVESDEAMILALGYKQEFRREFTGLSVFAVSFSVLGLLPSVAATFEYQQMVVGCSPVPWMLAIIGVTAVAYSMAEVASAFPTSAGTPYAVSQLAPKKWAPFLTWITCFSNWMCQITAAPSCNYSGASMILALASYGSDYISERWHVYLLTTAINIVHAIMSSMPTKYLAWLNNMSTSVNMLFLAIVFVIIFAANDRLGMYGGEIPKFNSNSMAWGFDNQTDFPTGVAVLVSFMGVIWAMSGYDSPFHLAEECSNAAVAAPRAICLTSTIGGAIGFIFMIAIAYTVVSVDMISEDPLGLGQPYVTYLTQFLSKPCVQACTALTIVSSFFMGCSCMLAASRVTFSYSRDGLFPLSKYWKIVHPWTQTPINAVWINMFLGQLFLLLLFGGETAIGAIFSVGGISSVISFIMPTILKLTYSRHTFRPGPWNLGRMSLPIGLVAIAFVFTMIPFLCFPTSAGSNLTPVDMNWTALVFFGPMLGFIIWFAVDAHKWYIGPRPNIDEYIAHSDDDVEVYDGVKHHPSDSTEDRKS